The Arachis ipaensis cultivar K30076 chromosome B03, Araip1.1, whole genome shotgun sequence region aaaatcaatcactaaaataagctaccaatgtatttgtgtgtaaatacatgtgtaatttaatttattttcaatgtgtatttgtattccaacatgtattttatactgggggctaattttggtgtacacgtagcTCAGTAATAATAAGTAATAACACTTTGCATTTgatagaaatataaaatttacTGAAGAGACTTAAAGAAGTCTTGTGTTGTTGGTGGGATTCTGTTGTGTTttgttttgatgatgatgagacttCTAACTTCTAACTTCTGTTGTCAGAATAGCATATATAGGCAATGTATGGATGGTGGGAGTGATTGATGAGATTCAGATGCCATTAACAAAAGAACATCATAATCCAATATTAATTGACACCAAAACTCGTGTTCGAGATACACTTCCTTCTGAAGCGCAACGAAGAAACGGAAGGTATGCTGGATCTTCTGCCATGCATTTTGTTCTGTCAAATGCGATATTGTGTCCTAATGCGTTTGATTGAATCATTATATGTTATATTTGGCAGGTTTCAACTGATGTGTTACAAGTACTTGTGGGACAATACAATCGCCAATGATTTCCCTTCTGGAAAGTTTTTCACTTATTTTAGCTTAAACCCTCACCATATTCTTGCCGAAGATCTGCAAGTGACAATTGCTGGCTCCGATTTCTGTGTATCTGCAAGTGACAAGAATCTGGTGTGTATTTCAATCATGAACAAATTAAATTACTAAGCTCTACTTGAGTATAGCCTTAAAGTTTGTTTTGATATTGGAAAAGTACCTCTCAAGTTTTTCATGAAAGCATTAGTCCCAACCCTTTGTCAAACATTTTCACAATACCACAATATTTTACAGAAGTGATTTCAGTTGGTTAATGATTGAAGCATGCGTCTACGGTCTACATATGTTTCTTTCCTAATTTGATTACTTGGAGAAAATGCAGACCCTTGATGATATGCTGAGATATTACACAAACACCTTGAAGATGCTAGCCCCTGCTCATGATCAGCTTCTGTTAAGGTGAGTGCAAATTTATGGCTCTGGCAATATTGTTCATTGATCCCTTTGGCAAGGACTTCAAAATGCTCTCTCTCTTCTAAGGAGTACATGGTTTTGTTTTCGTCATGTCAGATATGAGTATCAAGAAGATAAGTCATTGCTGGCGGAAGATAAATTTGAGTATGATTCTGAATGGTTAAAGAATCAGATTCAAAGTTGTCTTGAGTTTTGGCATGGACAACGAGAGGCAAGCTATGCACCTGAAGATGAGCGATGGAAATGTCGATACTGTCAATTCGCCAGAGACTGCGAAGGATATGCTGAGAGTATGACACCAAAGGAAGATTCAAATGATGATACCTGCGTCACTCACGGAGAAGACATTTCTTCTCAAATCAGCTCATAATATTCGACCAGGCTGATGATATAAGCCTAGGCCTAGTGTTAAggttgtttaatttatttatttatcaacaAGCTTTGTTGTTGTATGCATGTCTGTTAATTATTTGACAACTAAATTATCATTCTCATGTATAGAGTGGAAAATTGATTGAGATAGTGGTACACTAAAAAGCATACGAAACACCAATGTGCTGTCTTTGGTTGTATATCTGATATCGAATCTATCGAATGAATGTTTTATTGACGTTTTTTTGTACACATCGTAGGAGAGGAGAGGGCAAAAAAATCCTTCTGACAGCAACGCCAACCCTAAGACACATATTCCATTGgaaaaaatacatataaattGATAACTTAACATGAAAGAGAACCAAGTGAAACAAGCCAAGACGGGAATACCCCACCACTCAATTGCAGAAATCACCTTGTAATAAGCCTATATGTACACAAATATCTCTAGTAAATGCTCGCTCCTACAAAATTTTTTCCATCATCTCTTGATGTTAGTGCCATGGGGATTTAGGAATTTGGAAGGGTAGATGAGGAACTGAATGCTCAAAAGAACTCCATTGTGCTGGATATATTGATGGGAGGATTGAAGACAATCCTATTTGCTTTCCCATCTGCAAGCAAATGTGGCAACATGTTGGCCTCTTTGGCAGAAACGCCTTCAGCAGTCCATACGGTAACATGAGGCCACTCATTCTTGGAATCTATCTTCTCACCTTCAACTGACCCCGGAAATGCTTCAAATGCAGCCATCTTATCAGAGTAGAGTAGTGCTGTAAGCTCCACTGGTACCTTCTTATGCAGGAAAAGGCCATAGTCAGCTACAGCTTTGATGCCGTGACTTCTCTTGTGGGCAAGAGTCAAATGAGCACGATTAAGATTCTCTAATTTCTTGTCTTTAAGGAAAGCTTCAATCTTGGGATCCTTCTTGGCTAACTGCATACATAGATATTACAGAATCAAACATTCTTTCTAGATGAAATACACGTAGGAGTGAACTTTATTCCCCAACAAAGTAGTTCTAGTAGCTACCAAAAGTATATAAAAGTATAGAATTAATTGATATATTGAAGAGAGCACAATTCAAGAAGAGCAGACGTTTCCCTTACATTGTTAAGAACAGCATGAATTTCTGTAACTGGTAGACTGAGGGCAGCAAAAATGATGGTTCCAAGTTTCCTCTCCTCGGTAACTGGCGGTATGTAATCACCCTTGGCAACCTTCTGTAATTCTTCCTGAACTTGCTGGACAGCAAACTCAAACGGAACCTGCAGATGTTGTGTGCGAAAGCAATAACAGCTTAAACCAGGAGATAATAGTTGGTTATATTGAATGAGAAAAGGAGATAACAGCGAAGAAAAATGCGCGGGGTGTATAACAATAGAGGAAGAACAATGCCAGATGTACTAGCCTGAACTGAATTCAAATAGTCAGCATTCCCAGAAAGGATGTCTCGTAGTTGTTTCTCCCATTTTGTCCATTCCTGTGCATAAGACCCCTTGGTAGATTCTAATCTGTCACAATAATGATCAATGCAAGACTACATAAACTTCTCAGTTTATAGCAAAAACTTTGAAGATAAGGAATAAAAGTAAACAAGAGGCTAGTAGACAGATCAACCAAGCCTGTCATCAATCAAGATAACGGACATTACATATACTTCGACTACAGTTCTATATGGCCACCATAGAAATGGCAATGTTGATCAAATtacaagaagaaagaagaggaaggaaagaaggaaaaagagaaggGGGAGGGGGTGAACAACTTCAAAAAGGTTCCAATCTTAAAGAGGGATTGATTTTCAGGTACTAAGAAAGTTCCTGAAATTTCAATGTCTACTATTGGCTATTGTCGACATTTTGCTCCTTGAAATATAGGTGATACAGTTTTTAACTAATATATTTTTCTGTAAATCATATTTGTTGTTACAACCtattcaatttaatttgaaaTGATCTTGACATCTACTTACTACAAGTTTTCTAAAAAGATTTAAGAAACAAAATCTGGACACAGAAAATAG contains the following coding sequences:
- the LOC107629181 gene encoding exonuclease V, chloroplastic; protein product: MAETSSEEELSVVNDNNHKSTNNIPIEIVSDEEMALIEAAFALASSSSARSLSLSASIRSSSSSPSPPSPLLHTNALSIKSITLLAKRRLSTETSNGNGNVNHPDIEDLLPKKTRLHDSFLHRYRRSRGLSVTDLTAAEWCEKQKEFSLTRGGRRTTKAMRAGIARHVELEEEVMKRVAVKIATKEDGWALKFLNFIHGVNQLLFTGLTRELPIIAYIGNVWMVGVIDEIQMPLTKEHHNPILIDTKTRVRDTLPSEAQRRNGRFQLMCYKYLWDNTIANDFPSGKFFTYFSLNPHHILAEDLQVTIAGSDFCVSASDKNLTLDDMLRYYTNTLKMLAPAHDQLLLRYEYQEDKSLLAEDKFEYDSEWLKNQIQSCLEFWHGQREASYAPEDERWKCRYCQFARDCEGYAESMTPKEDSNDDTCVTHGEDISSQISS